One genomic region from Cydia pomonella isolate Wapato2018A chromosome 4, ilCydPomo1, whole genome shotgun sequence encodes:
- the LOC133517521 gene encoding uncharacterized protein LOC133517521, whose protein sequence is MSPITETMAAQAAIKDTIKLETTSPTTSNEANSETIPLNTLLRLIPDFDTAQPAQVYRFVRSCDSAFELANASQQPVILTYTLNRISGQNSSDIFAKRYQSWSELKTFLIQKFSQTKTLTHLNLELQSLFQKPNESVTDYFHRVDLCRNKILDKLTAEVSDASLIGRKTSTEETALSIFVNGVSSNLGSMLRTKGFTTLSEAGTFAIQEEKIQNMNHARQVLFRTPAYSSTIRRPTPPINQTQSSLSTAQPNTFRPTKTCNYCKKPGHLISECRKRAYNNNIKNHNIERPTNAPLRINNLNLQAAEETGFHSGTASIYCPNTPMTSSRQNTAPELYETMQNLQLQ, encoded by the coding sequence atGTCCCCAATCACTGAAACTATGGCCGCGCAAGCAGCAATTAAAGATACAATCAAACTAGAGACAACATCACCCACTACATCAAATGAGGCCAATTCGGAAACAATACCTTTAAACACACTCCTCCGGTTAATACCGGATTTCGACACAGCACAACCCGCGCAAGTTTATAGGTTCGTTCGCTCATGCGACTCCGCTTTTGAATTGGCAAACGCATCTCAACAACCAGTGATCCTCACATATACGTTAAATAGAATTTCTGGGCAGAATTCGTCAGATATATTTGCAAAAAGGTACCAAAGTTGGTCAGAGCTGAAAACATTCCTAATTCAAAAATTCTCACAAACGAAAACGTTGACACATCTTAACTTAGAGCTTCAATCATTATTCCAAAAACCGAATGAATCGGTCACCGATTACTTTCATAGAGTTGACTTATGCCGTAATAAAATCCTCGACAAATTAACCGCCGAAGTTTCTGACGCATCATTGATCGGCCGGAAGACCAGCACTGAGGAAACCGccttaagcatatttgtaaatGGTGTGAGCTCTAATCTGGGTTCGATGCTGAGGACAAAAGGTTTCACCACCTTGTCCGAGGCTGGTACATTCGCGATTCAAGAAGAAAAGATTCAAAACATGAATCACGCACGTCAGGTCCTATTTAGAACCCCAGCTTATAGTAGCACCATTCGTAGGCCAACGCCACCGATTAATCAGACTCAATCTTCACTTTCAACCGCACAACCAAACACATTTAGGCCAACAAAAACGTGTAATTATTGCAAAAAACCCGGTCACCTGATTTCTGAATGCAGAAAGAGagcttacaataataatataaaaaatcataatatagAACGCCCTACTAATGCCCCTCTTCGCATCAATAATTTAAACTTACAAGCGGCCGAGGAAACGGGCTTTCACTCGGGAACCGCTTCGATATATTGCCCGAATACCCCGATGACTTCATCAAGACAAAACACAGCCCCGGAACTTTACGAAACCATGCAGAACCTACAACTACAATAG